The Geotrypetes seraphini chromosome 8, aGeoSer1.1, whole genome shotgun sequence genome includes a region encoding these proteins:
- the LOC117364983 gene encoding histone H2A type 1, which yields MSGRGKQGGKARAKAKTRSSRAGLQFPVGRVHRLLRKGNYAERVGAGAPVYLAAVLEYLTAEILELAGNAARDNKKTRIIPRHLQLAIRNDEELNKLLGKVTIAQGGVLPNIQAVLLPKKTESHKAAKGK from the coding sequence ATGTCTGGGCGCGGCAAACAAGGAGGGAAGGCTCGAGCTAAAGCCAAGACTCGCTCGTCCCGAGCAGGGCTGCAGTTTCCCGTAGGGCGCGTGCACAGACTGCTGAGGAAGGGCAACTATGCTGAGCGGGTGGGTGCCGGCGCCCCGGTCTATCTGGCAGCGGTGCTGGAGTATCTGACCGCTGAGATCTTAGAGCTGGCCGGCAATGCCGCGCGCGATAACAAGAAGACTCGGATCATCCCCAGGCACTTGCAGCTGGCCATCCGCAACGATGAAGAACTGAATAAGCTGCTGGGGAAAGTCACCATCGCGCAGGGCGGCGTCCTGCCTAACATCCAGGCTGTGCTACTGCCCAAGAAAACCGAGAGCCACAAAGCGGCCAAAGGCAAATAA
- the LOC117364987 gene encoding histone H2B 1.2-like encodes MPEPAKSAPAAKKGSKKAVSKTPKKDGRKYKRRRKESYAIYIYKVLKQVHPDTGISSKAMGIMNSFVSDIFERIAGEASRLAHYNKRSTITSREIQTAVRLLLPGELAKHAVSEGTKAVTKYTSSK; translated from the coding sequence ATGCCCGAGCCAGCCAAATCAGCTCCCGCAGCCAAGAAGGGCTCCAAGAAAGCGGTGAGCAAGACTCCGAAAAAAGATGGGAGAAAATACAAGCGACGAAGGAAGGAGAGCTACGCTATTTATATCTATAAAGTGCTGAAGCAGGTTCATCCCGACACCGGCATTTCCTCCAAGGCTATGGGCATCATGAACTCCTTCGTGAGTGACATCTTTGAGCGCATCGCCGGAGAAGCCTCCCGCCTCGCTCATTACAACAAGCGCTCCACCATCACCTCCAGGGAGATCCAGACCGCAGTGCGCCTCCTGCTGCCCGGTGAACTGGCCAAACACGCCGTGTCCGAGGGCACCAAGGCAGTCACCAAGTACACCAGCTCCAAGTAA